In the genome of Stigmatopora nigra isolate UIUO_SnigA chromosome 7, RoL_Snig_1.1, whole genome shotgun sequence, the window aaaacatttgaaaactctagtggcaaaaaaaatgcaaacaaaatatttatcataactattatcattattagtagtagtatgagTAAAATCAAGATACAGTAAAAGGACAAATTAGCTTCAAATTAATGTATTCTTGATCCTTTTGATTAAGATCTTCTAGAATGTGGTTTGTATGtcttattttgttgctttgcagttttttaattaaaaaaacaaaatcttgtGTACTCTTAATATTgcattaatgtgttttttgacatgacttaaattattttattacataCAAGTGTTCGCTCGCTGCTCAAGTTAAGAATCAATAGATTATAGTTGTGATTACAGACTAATTTGATCATCTGCATTTAATGTTAGAATTGCATCTCAATCAGTGTGCACTCACGGTGGTCTTTTGTTTGTCCAATGCAGCGAGAAGGACATCGATTCCTTTAGTGTAGAAATCAACAGCTTCTTGGCCTGTGTGGAGCTGTCCAAGGTACATGTACTTACTGTGCCCTTCATCTGGCTTCATCTCCACAGCACGCAAAAAAGCGTGAATCTTATGTCAAGGATACTTGCTACAAACACCTGTAGAAGGTATGATTAAAAAAGATTAGCCCACTTTAAAGGATATTCCTTTTGCTTTCTCTATTTGCCCAAGCTCAGAGGAGATGTGTCCAAGTATTTCAAGAGCCCGGAGATTGGTGGACTCCAAGTCGAGGACACGCTGACAGTACAGTCCAGCCATCTGAAAATCAAAGCTGTCCATGCATTCTTCAGTctgtgcaagaaaaaaaaaacagcgtgATGAGGTTAACATAAAGAAGAAGTGGGCTTCAATATCACATTCActcctctttttttattgataaagcATGATTGTCCTGTAACCTTCTCTAGGAGTTGCTCAACAGAGTACTTGGCCGCTGTTTTCTTCTTTGCCTTTTCATGCATCCTCACTCTCATCCTCTCCTGGGGTGTCAAGCCCACAAAATCAGCATCTAAAGTTATGAAATACATAAAGAGGCAGATAGAGTAAGACTGACCACATGATGCATACATTGATCATATCATCCTCACACGCGAGTGACTTACCATTGTTTGTTTGATTGCCTTTCTTCTTtggtttgattttctttttgctcTTAGCCTGCCCTCCCatgttttggaagaaaatgctTCTGCTTCAAGAATTTAGATTTTCTCTTAGTGAACTCCCAAAACACATGGAAATCAGGGTTTAGAAAGACTGGACGCATGCGCCATGTATTTGCTTCCTGACAGCTACGGGGGCTCTCGGTAGACATATTTCTTATCGCGCCTTAGCAAAAGTCTTGATCGCTATGACAGTAAGCTAGTATAAAACCAGAAATGATTCGATTCACTATATTTTATTATTGGAATGTAAATTAAAAGGTAAATGTTGCAGGAATGCAGTATTACCCGGGAAAATTGCAACCAGGGCGGGTTTCGTTTGAATGACAAGTACAAGGACCAATAGTATTGTGTGTTGAGAACGCACCCCCTCATGCAATTAGACCTTCCTATATTTCAACCAATAAGGAAGCACGTTACGTTTacgcacagttttttttttccaattcagtAGTAAATACGAATGACAGAGGCGTTGATGTTGATGACATCGCGCAATCAATACGGAAACCCGGCTCGGTTTTTAAAAATCAGGTAATTGAATATTTGcgtaattttaatatttaaagacAGTAAATTTTTAGCGTTGCATTGCATGGAAATTGAATTGCTAAGCAGTATATAGTAGGTTAGCTGACTTGTAATGCTAATGCTAGTTCCGTGTTCATTACCCATTACATCGAGTCTGAGTTAAATAATAGCATCATCATGTATCATACGCGTAGTAAATACACAATCATAACACGAGGTATTCACGCAATCTTGTCAACTGTCgtcattttaaatgttgccATCCAGCCCTTGTAATGAGTAGCTGTTAGCTTTCCAGATGAATAATTCTGTCGTCAAGTTTTTGTTTCGTTTTTAGTTGTATTATTCTAGTTTATTTTATGATGAAGGCACTCTCTATGTAGGCTCCAAGCTAATGTGTTCATCATGCTACCTTTCAGCTGATGGGACCACGTTGATGTCATTCCCCGTATCACTCAGCCTCTGGCCAGCCGAGCAGAGAGAAGAACCGCCTTGTTCCACAGGTAGCTTGTGGCCAATGCCACAGGCTGTACATGCTCACAAAAGTGGACTGTCAGGGGGTCTGAAGATCTTCCAAGTTGGCTGCAATCAACATCAGTTGCCCTGCAGAGTGAGTGGGCGTGCACATGCTTGCATCAAAAGTGGTCATGTCAGACTTAAATAAAGAGGTGGTGGATTTAGTATGGGGGAGACCAACAAGTGGAGCTGTTTCAGCTTCCATCTTTCGCAGATGGACACAAGGTACGATTTTTTGTATGCTTGATTTCCAAATGAATGCATGTTGTGTCATTGTAGCACTCTTGTTATACTATGGCTTGGAGGCtatttatcatatttaaaaatatcaaccCTACGCATGCAGGTGCATTGTGCAGAAAATATTTATTGGAACTTGTTTAACATTATTTGCATTTCTTGTTTTGTCAATCACAGGGTTTGTGTTCAGTGAGAGTGAGCACACAGCACTTGAACAGTTTGAAGGGGGGCCATGTGCAGTAATTGTACCTGTACAGGTAGGATCTTTTTTAAAGTCCCTCGCCAGGATAACCGTACCTCTCATATAAAGCTTTATTTGTTAAAGCGTATTGTGTTTTTTCTCCTTGCAGGCTTTCCTTTTGAAGACTCTTCTCTTTAACCGAGATGCTTTAAACTGGAGACACGTGACTGGTACATCGAAACTCACATCCATCACATTATTTTTGTATGCTCGTTATATCATGCGTGATTGTGTGTGCTTTTTAGAAGAGGAGCAAAAAACACTCCTGTGTTCTGCGCTAAGTGAGATCCTGGAATCAGCCTGCTCCAACACCTCCACAGGGTTCTGCCTTGTTTCATGGGCTAAGGGACAAGACCCACATATTCTCACACATGCAAAAACACCGAACCTGTCGGTAACGCAGGACATGCCAGCCCCAGAGAGCAGCCAAACACTAGAGGGGCAGCAGCAACCCAGTGAGTTTAAACATCTGTTGGCTTACAATGTtctaatttttaaatgacactaaAAAAAGAATGCTCACTCCTTCATAGGAATGGGCTCTTTGCACAGACTACTGTGATGTCACATCCACCAGTGAGTTTACCTTAATATCAGAGGATGTAAGAGGAAGCATAAAACATAAAGCCCTGCTCAAAATTGCTGCTTTGTGTGCTGGATGATGCTTCACAAAGATGATGTATGTCTAAAATTCTCAGTTAGAGCTTCTTTCAACAGCACATTAGGAATATCATTGTTTTTTACAAAGTGAAAGACCAAACAGCCTTTTTTCTGTGTTGGAGAGTTTGTGCAAAGAGCCCACCATATGTACAGTGAAAGACTTGCTACCAAGACTGTCATTCATTATAATGGACAGAGTGCCATGCTTTTAAACCCTAGTACACAGTCCATGTATTTCCCAGTCCTTCAAATAACAgttttttgtgatttaaaaaaaaaaaagcaattaatcGTTTATCTAATAAAAGTTACAAAATTGATGGGTGCAAACACTTTTTTACAgtggcacctctacttacaaaattaattggttccaaaacttttgtaacttggattttttagaAATAGAGCAGCATTTTACTTTGAATTAGCATAATTCATTCCACAAACTTTAATACTAGCCACAatgaaccctttaaaaatgctaaaagtaTACCAATGTTGCATGGTGTGCAAAAACAACGCAAATATaagatttgttttaaattatctATTAAAATGATGCCACAACACAAAGTGAGCTAATCTGCGTGGGTGTTGCTGAAGAAAGTATACTTCATGAGTTTAGTTTGGCTGCAGAAAGTGAATCTTTtgatgttttgtaacttggacaAATTATCCTATATTGGAATAATTATTTTTCGTTTGAAAGTCTTTTATAATTAGAATTCATTCAAGTAGAGGCACCGCTCTAATTGGGATATGGCTGTGCTTAGAAATAGCAGTAATCACATTCAAAATTCAACATTAAATGGGGGTCATcaaataatttttctttttttatgatgatcaTCAGCAATTAACTAGTTTTCATGgtaattggggggggggggcattgtgTCGACATTGACTTAAAATGTATACCCCGTTTTTTTAAAGGGTAGCATCTATTGGTTGTATTAACATTGTAAAAGGTTGTGAATTTTGTCtgtattttatcacaaaaactTGCCATCTCAGTAGCAGTGTGTAGTGTTATATCTattgtatttttgtcttttactaGCTGCTTTGGCTGTGGAAGACCTTGGCTTTGAGCGATTTCACAGTGTTCTTCAGTAAGTGGCAAAATGTTTTCTCGCTAAGATACCTACGTTTATCCTATGGGAGACAAATATAACAGGACTCACTTGTCGAAAAGATATGGGACAGTCTTGAAAATATCCCCAATGTAGTGCAATTGCCATTGATGTTTTAACTTGTTGAAATCAACTGCTTTGGGGAGTCGTGATTTGTCCAAATGTTCCACTGGGCAACCTATTCCCCTAATGAAGAGTGTACAAGTGCAGGATTTCCTTTTATCATGATGACCAGGGGACCAGCCTGAATCAGAATTTAAACTAATGAGTCCCCATATGAGCAGTAAAAGTATTGATGTTCTTTTTATTTGCAAAGATTGTTCTGAACCCTGAGCCACCAAATTAATGTGCAGATCTAGTCATGCATGTGCATAATGCATTGCcaaacattacattttgtgCTTGTCAGAAAATAGTGGCTAGATCAATGGTGGACAAACAGGTCCTCGAGGCCAGCCGTGGGTTCAAATTTTTGGTCccaccgatccagcacagagtttaaccaatgaaatATCTGCAGAAACcaaaagcacctgactgcaatccactgattgcacttgtaggacaccagattggtgaaaaggtgtcctctctATGGGTTGcaatgaaaacccgcacccactgtggccctttgtggaatagtttgcccacccctgggctaaaTCCAATGATTGGTACCCTCAAAATTCATGATGGTAAATGTGTCCCTGCAACATTGAACCAAGATCACAGGGCATGCTTAGCATGCAGATACAGCCATGCAAATAATTTGTTGAAATCCAATTAAATGTGACATTCCTTATTATGTATTTTAGAAATAACTTCAATTGTTTTATCATCTGCAGGAAACAAGTTTTTATGTCCGTGTCCGATCTCCAAACTGAGGTGCTATCCCTATTTCACACCTGGGAGGGGTGCTGTGGAGTTTTACTTTTCCTCTACTCTGTCATACTCACCAAGGTAACGTTCTGGAAGTAATAGGAAAGAATATATATACCAAAATTGTGGAGACTGAATGTCAAATTAACTTTTGGTCTACACAGGGCATCGAGAACATAAGAAATGAGATCCAGGACACAATGGAGCCTCTTATAGATCCGGTGCACGGCCATGGCTggtaaaagaaaacattttaacacaaaaaattgaTTGGCCATTCCATGTTCAAAATCAAAATGGTACTAAATAACTTTTTTCCTCATAAGTTTTCtttgtttacatattttatagtCAAAGTCTGGTGAATCTTCTTGTCACGGGCCATGCAGTTGCAAATGTCTGGGATGGAGATCGAGAGTGTTCTGGAATGAGTAAGAcaacaaatatttaatatatttaatgttGTGTGGAAagaagtaacaaaaaaaatatattcccaATTTTGAAGGTGCATAGGTACACATCATGTACACAAAAGGGCAATAGTTTTAACGTTTATGTCAAAgctgtgcagttttttttttttttttgtcaatgtttttgttCTGTGTCCTCATGTTTAGAGCTACACGGAATTCATAAACAGGCATCAGTTGGCTTCCTCACGCTCATGGAATCACTTCGCTACTGCAAGGTACAGTGATTTGTAAATACACCAGTAAgacaacatatatacatacttcaaaacaaaaatgggtAAACAAAATTCACTGTGAACATGATAAATAATAGTGAACACAACCTCCCTTTTACATTACAGTAGTGCTTACAATTTGGGGGGGAAAGAAAACACTTTGTACAAGGCTTTgtacatttcaaaacaaatgatttaaaatgctcCTGCCACCAGAACATTTATTGAGAATAGATTAtataatgtgtttaaaaaatatgttccaTTAGATATGAAAGAATAATGACtgactatttattcattattgccTATATAAGCATCGAAAAGGAAATTAATTTGATAACATGATGCATGCCAGACTGAACCCAAATAAGGCTAAAAATGAGCTTGTTTTGTAAAGTTATTAGAGTTAtgctacattgaaaaaaaatagagtggAATACTTTGGTTGCTGATATTGCAGAGGTCCAATAGCTTGAATTGGGTTGCTGCTGTGTGAGTTCAGTTCTTGAAAAATGCGACTGGTTGTTTCGACATATAACCTGTGACAAACTGCCGCCTAGTTTTGTCGCCAGGTCCAACACAGAATTTCAACTGAATAACTTATTCAACTAAAACTAAACTAGAGTACAAAGAAATGGTTTCAATTCAAATGTATGATGCCTGATTTAATATCAATGCAATTCTTCCTTTATGGTGaacattgtatttattaataagAATAACAAACCTATTATCATTATTAACACATTCTCTTTGCATGTTCATTTCAGGTGGGAACCCACATGAAGTCGCCCAAGTTCCCTATTTGGATCATTGGAAGTGAAACTCACCTCTCAGTTTTTTTCACCAAGGCAAGTTCAATACACTGTTCTATAATTGTCTAAACATATGTCACGCAGTGTTTAATAAAAGCCAGACTCCTTGACAGGTTAGGAAAACCAAAATATGGAATCCACTTAGCAGATTTAATAAAGTCAGGTCAGGTATCAATGCAAGGGGGAATGCAAGTGAGGGAGAAGACAAAAATAAGTGTAAGATAGTCGTATTTCCAATGCTCTTTCTTTGCTTTCCACATATTAATTTCTATCCCGTTACAGTAGTGTGACCTCCACCTCCACTCATAATGACACTAATAAgataaatacaatacaatttcaCAACCGTGACAAATTGTGATTGTATGTCATTCTTGTGACCTGCTGTCCATGTGTAAGATATGTATGCATTGTTGATTGTGGTAATAATTACTTGTGGCCATTCTGACCACAAAGGAATTCTTCTCTGAAGCGGTTCTGATTTTAGTAATGCGGGGTTATAGCCGCGGTTTTTACTGAAGCTCAAACAAAGCTTCATGAGGCACTGCATGTTAATGCCAGTCAAATAAACGTATGTCTTCCAAAGTTACAATCGGGAAGCATTTCTTTGCTTAACTAACGGAGGAGGGTTTGTAGTAATAAAAAGGAAGGAATTTCATTTTAGTGATTTACAAGGAAAGACACTTGAGTTTGTTTAAATGAAAAGGATGAGTTTGTATTACTTTGGACTAGCCCAGAAGAAATGATGAGCAGTGGATGAGAAGAATAATTGGTAATAGGAGCTGAAAACTTTTCTAGAAAGGACATACGACTGCCTTAGAAGTCTAGTGTGTATTTTCAGCTTCATGATCCATTTTGTCGATATTTACACTGGTAAAAAGTTTATGTATCCTACTTGTGATGTTCCCATCACATCGTGCTATACAAATATCGTTGTTTGCCAGACGTCTGTCACATTTCCACGCTCATTTACATTGAAGCCATCactcaaaatgaacaaaactcACCCGGTGTGAATGCCAACATTATACACAACTATTAACAAGGCAAAGGCTGTTTGAAAGACTAGGTTAGGGGTAGAGGACTCTCTTACCTGTAAGCTAAAATCTGGAAACTgttggtgagagagagagtcacTGTGGCGCTGACCCTACCTCTAGTGATAATCATATCTTTTTGTAAAACTCCCTTACGCATGCTTACGCTCAATGATTAGCAAAAGCGTAAcaatgtcaaaagaattcagagactttttgtactagTAGTGTAGAAATTGCATATCGATACATTTGAATCTGCACAcatgtattttcacttttaaattctgagcatGGCTATCACGgaataacatttcaaaatatgagTTGTTTTTGGCTTTCTTGGTTCTCTTTGGCACTCCCTTCCACCTCACCCGTAATTGGGCTAGTTCATTCATTATCCAAGCTACTTATCATCACAatgagtgctggagcctaccctagCCCAAAACGTGCAGTAGGCATTAGTACCCCCTAATTGGCTgcctgccaatcgcagggcacatcgACAAAAACTACCATATATGCACACACGCATACCTacgaccatgttttttttatttttatggggGGGACACCagattacccggagaaaacccatgcagtcaTTGGGAGAAGTTTCAAACTACACAGAGGAAGGTCAGAACCTACCAAGGATTGACCCATCGATCTCAGAACAGCAAagcagacgtgctaaccactctaccGTGCTGCCAAGTGGGCAAGTCTGACTGAAATAAATACAGTTCCGCATATTTCTTCATTGTCTGCTTTTGATAAAAATCTACAATGCGTTAATTGTGATTCTAAGTCCATTTGCAAACTACTTGGTAATTATAGTGTTTGGCTGCCCAGATGCCTCCCAGTTTCACCAGAACCTTTCATACTTTAGCTTTTGCCCTCTTTGGTTTTGTGGCAGACCGCTTTATGATTGAGCCAATGGTACTGTGGAAGTTCGTATAGATGACCCTTATGCAGTTGGCATTAGATCAGTGACTGAATTAATTTTCAACACGCTTGTTCTTGTTATGGTCGTGGGCCTGCTTAATGTGCGCTTCATAATTACCGTCTGATTGACTTGCAGAAATCGGTCCAAGATGTACGTTGTAGTATGCACTAAGTCACTTGGGATAGACTGAGGCTTCCACCCTCATCCTGAAGTGGATAAAGACTATAAAAGAAGAATGTCTGGACAGACTTTCAAAATAGGTCTCCTTTTAAGAATGGACAAGATGTCCTTCAGCAAGATTTGTGTCATGTTAGGTTGTTCCTTCCATCCAtccttttgtcctttttgaaTAACAGATAAGCTCACACAAACTTGCAGTACTACCTCGTTTGGTGTGGAATCCCATCATCCTTACTCAGGTCAACTGTGTTGTTTCATATTAGGCGAAAAGGCATTTGGAGTCGGAATCCTCAAATTTCAGACATGTGGGTTAATGTACATTACATTAACGCAATTCAGTAGATGGCAATCTCTGTTTCTTATTGAGCAACATCATATATTGCTGTCTTGTGTATTTAACTGGCTGATTGACTtgaatcaaatcaattttctttgcctttgttGGGTGAAAAAAGCACAAGAATCATAAAAGAGCTCAGAGGCAATCATGTTCATCACAACAGAACACCCGTAATAAGGCATTGATTAAAAGCTCAGTTACATGTGTCCATATTGAGTGAATCACGTGTTGATTTACTGATGACCCGATGTCTACATGTATGCTTACAAATTGCCACAATTCCCCTGGTGTTGGTGACATACATACAGTCACAGTAAGGTATCTTCATTGAGTACAGGGAACATAATCCTGATtattgtgtgtctgtgtgtgtgtgtgtgtcaatgacTTCTTGTGAGTGAAAGTGATTCCAAAATTCCCATCTGGATCCATTTGTACTTTTTGAGAATAGACCTAAATATGTGCACATGCATGTTTACTGACATAACTCTCAATGACTTTTTCCATGTTCTGCCATCATGCTCAACCCCTTTGAGCCCAAAACGGCtcttgacagtaaatctgcttTCGGGTCCTATTTGAAGTGCACTGCAATTTCCCAGGCACCATTGTACCAAATCTGTACCTGCTAATGTGGCTTTTAGTCCCGATATAGACATTCTCACAAAGGGGGAACATCTGATCCCTGCCTCTGATGTTTCAGTTGCTCCTTCTATCTGCCATTGGGGACGGGTTTACTCCCCGAAATTGTCACCAGTGTGTGGCTGTTGCTTTTTAGGCCATCATCTTAATAGTATCAGTGTTTTTTAATCAGATTTACCCTCACAAGAGGCCATTCCACCATTGTTAACACACATACTTGTACTCATGTTTGTGTGTACAAGAGGGAAATTATTTCTAGAATGAATGAAAGTATGTTTTTGAGATGCCAGGAGGAAAAGAGTCAAGATAGGGGATTAAGATTATCCAATATATCATGTAACTCTTCCAAAGGAATAATGTTACTTTTTGTGTGTTCACTTTTATCTTAGAAATTATTATGGTAGTCACTACAGATGTTATCTATCCATGTAAAATATACTTCCACAAAACTTTTCACTGCATTGGTCCCATATGGATATAGTATGCAGTTTGTCCTTCAAGTAATGTGCTGTGGTCACTCAGGAAAGCATGTGTGTGGGTGACAGTTTTCACTGACTTTTGTCCTCCTCGTTAAGTTATGGTGGTTGTTGTATGTATATCATCTTTAAAGAATTTAAAGGTACATGTGCATGTCTATGTACAGTAGTCTGGGTTAGTGATTTGTAGCACACGGAAAAGCCTCACTGAAGCTCTGTGTCCTGAGAATACTCTGTGAATACACGCTGCAAATTTTCTTCAAAGATTTTTACAAGCATACAGAGAAAACATGTGTGGATAACCGGGTTGATGTGAAGTTCTCTACGTTGGTAGAACCACTATAGGTTTTATTAAAGCTATTCCATCAGAAACGGACAATGAGCATTAGAATCAATTGATAGAGAGTTGTGGCTTCCAAGGATGTTaaataaccatttaaaaaaaacaactagaaAAGTAATGGTTTGACATGTTGATAACTTGGCATTCATTGTGGATCTTATTTCTGGCATTGGATCAATTCTTCAAAAAGACGTTTGCATAATTCAGTTGTTGACTGTCAATTTTCCCCAATAAATCTGGATTTATTTAGTGTAAGGACCAGCGTCCTTATGGGATTCGTTTTGACCTAGAAGCCAATAATATGGTGTTAAAAGTGAATAAGCAATGGTCTCTTTTAAATATGCTTTCAGCAGTGGAAGTGAGGGTGATAAATATTCACACAGTGACATACATTAAAAGTCATTAATTATCTTTGACTGGTTTAACCAAAGACCATTGTAGAAGATTGAAAGGCTGTGTGTGTACTGCATTACTTTTCTATCCCACTGTGTAATGTTCTCTGTTACAGAATCTGTCAAAGATGCTGTAGAGGCATTCTATTGTGTCCCTTTGATTTTCTCTTCAGGCAGTCTTGTAACATGTGTGACTGTTCTTTAACCAAAACACATGCACCCTTGACCTAAATTGAGAAATATAATGTCTTAAATCATGTCAGCTAAGATGCATTTGTCATTTTGGATTTGGGTGGAGCAAATCTTTTCAGACTGTCTTGTACCAATCCTATTTGAAACATGGCATTCGGCAAGATCTCAGCATTGTCTTTAAACAGATCCCTTTGGACTTGCTCCATAGCGACTAAAAAGCCTCTCAAGACATACAATAGCTCATTGGGCGGACCGGAGGGAAATTATCCCCGTAGCTTCCTGCATGTGAGGATAAGGGTCGAAGAGGGGGAATTAGAGCATGGAAGACAAAGACGAAGTACTCCACATTTTAAAGTACTTTCTAGAGCAGGTAAATTTGACTTATCATTCAAAAGACAAACCCTTGGTTTAAAATAAGGGCTGTAGATTTTTCTTTTCGTGCACATGTTCCTCATCATTCAGATCAGTATCAAAACCTTTATTATTGGCCAAGTATGTTAGAAACACGCATTTGTCTCCACTACGTAGAGCCACTCTAGAATTAGTACAACAAATGCATTACAGACATACACTATTTAACCACAAAGTGATAAAAGTACTGTAAAGATATGACCAAATGCAcaggaagaaaaatgtttttgactgTCTGATGATAGTATTAGCTAAATATGACATGCTTGATTTTTAGCTTGTGTTTTCTTAACTTTGTTCCTGTGTTGAGCAGTTTGTTGTTCCTCTGTGAAGAGGGTCAAGTTGGACTGTAGAGAATGGAATGTCCTCCTCAAggccacacacacatttttgccTTGTTGATATTATGTCTTTCTTCAAGTGTCAATTTTTCACTATCTGTGTACGGAACTAGAATATTGTTATTCTCTTTCCAAGCAATTAAATGTATGCGAATGCGTAATTACAGTGTTTGAGACACAAACACATTCTCGAGTAATGCAATGGCACCAACAAGAGAGGCAAACACATACTCCCTGTGGATTATGTTAGCACCATGTCTCCCAACTCAGCAGCATCTTCCTCAGGCCTCTAATAAAACACAGATCAAAGACAACCAAGCAGACCTGTCATCACACTCAGTCACGTCATTTTGGCTGCCATTATTTCACCTGGTGAGCCTGTTGTGAGAGCTC includes:
- the mindy3 gene encoding ubiquitin carboxyl-terminal hydrolase MINDY-3 isoform X1 — translated: MLASKVVMSDLNKEVVDLVWGRPTSGAVSASIFRRWTQGFVFSESEHTALEQFEGGPCAVIVPVQAFLLKTLLFNRDALNWRHVTEEEQKTLLCSALSEILESACSNTSTGFCLVSWAKGQDPHILTHAKTPNLSVTQDMPAPESSQTLEGQQQPTALAVEDLGFERFHSVLQKQVFMSVSDLQTEVLSLFHTWEGCCGVLLFLYSVILTKGIENIRNEIQDTMEPLIDPVHGHGCQSLVNLLVTGHAVANVWDGDRECSGMKLHGIHKQASVGFLTLMESLRYCKVGTHMKSPKFPIWIIGSETHLSVFFTKEMSLVGPESPSELARRVFQSFDPEDNGFIPDCLLQEVMKALDLVSEPEYVTLVKNKLDPENLGIILLAPFLLEFFPDQDSGIPDSFTVYHYNGLKQSNQNERVEYAEGTALVLGFEDPMVRTDDTPVKRCLQTKWPYIELLWTTERSPSLN